ccttatgacatccagtggaacagccactttacaatagtgcatctaggtcttttaaggggggggggggggggggggggggagaaggattactttatcctatcctaggtattccttaaagaggtggggtttcaggtgtctccggaaggtggtgattgactccgctgctTGTGAGAGAAGTTGGAGAGCGGGTCGATGCTGGTTGATGAATTGACAATGAATGTACTAGTGGAGGGAACATTTCCTGTGACAGGAAGAAGCACACAGGAGTTTTCCTGTgagggggactggtggtgtatcCAGGGAGAAAACTAAACTGATCTTCTGAAATGTCATTTGTGGTCTTCTGCTGCCATCTATTGGAATTATGGAGCAACTGCAGTAGTACTGAATAATGTTTAATTCCTTACTAAACTAGTAATTACTCAGAATTgcaaaatataacattttctagTTCATTTTACTTCTAGTTCATTTTACCATTAAATAACCATTTATAGTGTAACAAACATTGAAACTGACATAAACCAAAAACACCATACAtttagtagatgagagatgtaatgtttgtctctgttgtgttgaagtccaatcaagcaggagagaccagcctctcctgtacccagctgtgtgtccatgaagagtgaccagTCTATGAATAAACCTATagagtttagagagggagacttttctactgaacaaaggtaagaagaactcatgggtcatggtcagtgagttaaacaacactgtctctagtcatttctcctctcccattttcccatttattgttgttgttttcataatccataggctaatcattttgtccattttcatagtcttaaaacaaacacaacattccctccctaagtgtgtgtgtgtgtgtgtgtgtgtctgaactccctggatgaggagatgtaatctctatccctattgcctagtcacttatacccctacctacatgtggctattacctcaattacctaaactacctggtaccctgcacattgactcagtactggtactccttatagtctcattattacctcaactacctggtaccctgcacattgactcagtactggtactacttatagtctcattattacctcaactacctggtaccctgcacattgactcagtactggtactccttatagtctcattattacctcaactacctggtaccctgcacattgactcagtactggttctccttatagtctcattattacctcaactacctggtaccctgcacattgactcagtactggtactccttatagtctcattattacctcaactacctggtaccctgcacattgactcagtactggtactacttatagtctcattattacctcaactacctggtaccctgcacattgactcagtactggtactccttatagtctcattattacctcaactacctggtaccctgcacattgactcagtactggttctccttatagtctcattattacctcaactacctggcaccctgcacattgactcagtactggttctccttatagtctcattattacctcaactacctggtacccctgcacattgactcagtactggtactccttatagcctcattattacctcaactacctgataccctgcacattgactcagtactggttctccttatagtctcattattacctcaactacctggtaccctgcacattgtctccttatagtctcattattgttgttttgtcttactatttcctttgtttttttttacaaggtACAATGTatcacgtctggtgaacaggttccACATCCTCAGTCAGACCAGTACAAACAGGATCAGCAGCACAACAAGGTATCAGGTCTGGCGGAGCATTTATCAATACTGATAGGACGGGAAGAAAGGGAACGCTGCTCTCAGATCAgttttctccattcaaatctttGCTTAACATTATAATTATGTCACAATACTGACCACAGATCAGCTTCTATTATCACCTACGGCTTCAAGTATTGAGGAGGTTTAGTCTAATGCTTACCCAATTAAAATGCACTAAATCCCAGATTTGACACATCATTGTGTTCATGTTAGGATACACATCATTAAATATATTCAGACATATTTCAGACTGCAGCTGACAAGTAGCAAAATAGAACTCAATATATTGAAcaatatgattgaaataggccTACAGCCAGTTCATAgtttaatgcagtcatctcggttttcatttgaagcaAATTAGTAGAAGTCCCTTGTTTGAATCAATTGTaaagacattggcaactttgtgtttgtagtcaactttgttctgaatTTATCTGCAGtcacagagagactgataaaccATGTGATTCTGTGTTTAAcagagatcttctgtgtataaagtcaCGCGGAAGGACAAGAAAGCatctcagctgttctagtggtctgaggcaggtgttagattactcagctgttctagtggtctgaggcaggtgttagattactcagctgatctagtggtctgaggtaggtggtagattactcagctgttctagtggtatgaggcaggtgttagatcactcagctgttctagtggtctgaggcaggtgttagattactcagctgttctagtggtctgaggcaggtggtagattactcagctgttctagtggtctggggcaggtggtagattactcagctgttctagttgtctgagacaggtgttacattactcagctgttctagtggtctgaggcaggtgttagattactcaggtgttctagtggtctgaggcaggtgttagattaatcagctgttctagtggtctgaggcaggtgttagattactcagctgttgtagtggtctgaggcaggtgttagtttacAAGCGTTTTCAATTGTAACCTTAATAATATCACATACTAATGTCATATTACTGTATTGAATTGTtgtttttaaatatttaaatattgatgtcacaagtgtatcatttgtacagttctttattcaaaatgtatttatttgttacatttgactgaAAAAAaagcagtactactgattcctctgagagtgaggcagatatatattattactgtgtaaaacctagcagtactactgatttctctgagagtgagacagatatatattattactgtataaaacctagcagtactactgatttctctgagagtgaggcagatatatattattactgtgtaaaacctagcagtactactgatttctctgagagtgagacagatatatattattactgtataaaacctagcagtactactgatttctctgagagtgaggcagatatatattattactgtgtaatacctagcagtactactgatttctctgagagtgagacagatatatattattactgtgtaaaacctggcagtactactgatttctctgagagtgaggcagatatatattattactgtgtaaaacctagcagtactactgatttctctgagagtgaggcagatatatattattactgtgtaaaacctagcagtactactgatttctctgagagtgagacagatatatattattactttgtaaaacctagcagtactattgatttctctgagagtggggcagatatatattattactttgtaaaacctagcagtactactgattcctctgagagtgaggcatTTTGCAAAAACAAAGCCTttgtctctgaaatgaaaccaacAAGTGAACTataaacaaatacatgtctgtcatttAACATGCCGTGACtagatagtgaaaaaacacaccaacctctttcataatttctttaaacaataaaagtgatatactgtaatgaaactcttgtttccccatctgagctcagtgtcatgtattgtcatgttatgtcttgttcctgttctttctcttcacttcgtttccccctgctggtcgtattaggttaccttctcttcctttccttcccccagctgttcctcatctcctttaactacctcgtttaccctctcccacctgttccttttttccctctgattaggtctctatttctctctctgtttctgcttctgtctttgtcagattctcgtttgcttcacccttgtcccgtcctgtcgtaatctgcctcttcatcagatgctacgtgtgatcaggtacctctgtcctctacaacccgcgcctacccggagagaccagcagtctgttgccgctaaccctgctattctcctctgctgctagaaggggactctcctgtaaagatcagaggactttatgatttatttgtcaccctctctgcgggttgtctattttgtcaatcgatacatctgaagaggatctatgtcttccctgtgttttgacattaaaagactctgtttctgttaaaccgcttttgggtcctcactcacctgcataacactcagagtagatgagagatgtaatgtttgtctctgttgtgttgaagcccaatccagcaggagagaccagcctcccctgttcccagctgtgtgtccatgaagagtgaccggtCTATGAATAAACCTATATCCTTTAgaaagggagacttttctactgaacaaaggtaagaagaactcatgggtcctggtcagtgagttaaacaacactgtctctagtcatttctcctctcacATTTTACAATTTTTCTTTGTTGTTTTCATGATCATTTTTTCCTTTTCATAAAACATTCTtatgttttgtccacagaaaccaacaggggagatcagagtcagagattctcagtggtcagtcttcccagagtcatcaaacagacctggcctccatattcagtgtatgtggtcctgttatgtacatttgtttttgttttcctcaagtgaagttgatctgtcaatcattcattcatgtgttaatgagaaagcatTTTGTCTCTTGTTTaacttatttactttatttatttcagttgattgaagagaaaattatgacatttgtgaagaacgagctaacgatgttcaagaggattcttagtccagaactcccagaaggctttgagagtcagaagcaggataaggaagtggtggatgctgaagatgagaagcaggagagcagtgccagagagggggctctgaagatcacactgcacatcctgaggaaaatgaaccagaaggagcttgctgacacactggagaaatgtaagatctgtctgcctcatgttgaatgatgttttataacatttaaaagctgtagctaaagtacagctaaagtagctgtgtaattcaatgatattgtagcacccttaacacaacacctagtgacctcatcaagtagcagcagggatgtgttgtggtgattcatttagagagagaacattaataataccatcaataataccaataataatataatcagtcacaccagtctgtaatgcattatgaaaacatttacacatttatacagtcagttaagagaAGAAATTATTATAATGTTCAACATAAAATACATTAAAACATGTTATTTCTAGATTCAGATGATCctgctgtgatttgccaacgtgaactcaaatctaatctaaagaagaagtttcaatgtgtatttgaggggatcgctaaacaaggaaacccaacacttctcaataagatctacacagagctctacatcacagagggtggaacaggagaggtcaataatgaacatgaggtgagacagattgagacaacaaccaggaaacaagcaagaccagagactgcaataaaatgtaacgacatcttcaaacccttaactggacaagacaaatgtatcagaactgtgctgacaaagggagttgctggcattggaaaaacagtctctgtgcagaagttcattctggactgggctgaaggaaaagcaaatcaggatgtcaATTTTGTAATTTCCttcccttttcgggagctgaatttgattAAAGGGAAGAAATacactttcattgaacttctcaatcacttctcaatggaacCCAAACAATCAATAATCTCCAACTacaacaagtacaaagttctgttcatctttgatggtctggatgagtgccgactgcccctagacttccagaagaacaagatctgttgtgacgtcacagagtcaacctcagtggatgttctgctgacaaatctcatcaggGGAAAtctgctcccctctgctctcctctggataactacccgacctgcagcagccaataagatcccttcagtgtgtgttgaccaggtgacagaggtacgagggttcaatgacccacagaaggaggagtacttcaggaagagattcagtgatgaggacctggccagcagaatcatctcacacataaagacatcaaggagcctccacatcatgtgccacattccagtcttctgttggatttctgcaatagtccttgaacacatgctgTGTACAGGcaggagagaagagatgcccaagactctgactgagatgtacacacaccttgtggtgtttcataccaaacagaagaatgaaaagtatcttgggaaggaagagacaggtccacactggaataaagagagcattctgtcactgggaaaactggcttttcaacagcttgtgaagggcaatctgattttctatgaagaagacctgaaagaggctggcattgatgtcaacgaagcctcagtgtactcaggattgtgcacacagctctttaaagaggaatgtgggctgtaccaggacaaggtgtactgctttgttcatctgagcattcaggagtttctggctgctgtatatgtgttcctctcattcatcaacaacaatgagaatctgATGGTCGAACCGCAAGTTACTGAAGTTACTgtctacaagagtgctgtggataaagccttacaaagtgagacgggaaacctggaccttttcctccgcttccttctgggcctctcactgaagtccaatcagaagcacttgcgaggtctactgacaaagacaagaaccagctcacagagccatgaagaaacagtcaagtacatcaaggagaagatcagggagaatccctctccagagaggagcatcaatctgttccactgtctgaatgaactgaatgaccattctctagtagaggagatccaaagctacctgagatcaggaagtctctATAGAGGCAAactgtcacctgcacagtggtcagctctggtctttgtgttgctgacttcagaaaaggagctggatgtgtttgacccaaagaaatactccagatcagagcAAGATtttctgaggctgctgccagtggtcaaagcctccagagctgctCTGTGAGTACATCAAATtagaactaatcatcaggaagaaatattcagtttagagaaaaatatgtattataatatgtatataatatataatattatattgaaaACATATTGAATCAGGGCATTGGTGTTCACATTAGTATAATTatatgaccatacaattctaatagacagaagatgaatctatatgttgtttcGGAGAATTAACCAAATGCAtctgccattgtccttctacactactggtgttaacttcataaacacactgctaatttatttttttatttattttacctttatttaactaggcaagtcagtttaagaacaaattcttattttcaatgatggcctaggaacagtgggtaaactgcctgttcaggggcagaacgacagatttgtactttgtcagctcgggggtttgaacttgcatccttccggttcctagtccaacgctctaaccactaggctaccctgccgccccatgatgatctctttgtcaggctgtcatTCTGTGGactcacagaggaaggctgtgcttctctggtctcagctctgaagtcaaacccctcacacctgagagagctggatctgagtagcAATgtcctgaaggattcaggagtgaagctgttctctactgtactggggaatccccactgtaaactggagactctgaggtcagtattcctgtagttggtcaacaagtgataactgttcaccagatccacatgtgtttaccagacacacatagtccacaccatatgtgtttggacagtgaagcttacagtttt
The nucleotide sequence above comes from Oncorhynchus nerka isolate Pitt River unplaced genomic scaffold, Oner_Uvic_2.0 unplaced_scaffold_1852, whole genome shotgun sequence. Encoded proteins:
- the LOC115125467 gene encoding NACHT, LRR and PYD domains-containing protein 12-like, with protein sequence MTFVKNELTMFKRILSPELPEGFESQKQDKEVVDAEDEKQESSAREGALKITLHILRKMNQKELADTLEKYSDDPAVICQRELKSNLKKKFQCVFEGIAKQGNPTLLNKIYTELYITEGGTGEVNNEHEVRQIETTTRKQARPETAIKCNDIFKPLTGQDKCIRTVLTKGVAGIGKTVSVQKFILDWAEGKANQDVNFVISFPFRELNLIKGKKYTFIELLNHFSMEPKQSIISNYNKYKVLFIFDGLDECRLPLDFQKNKICCDVTESTSVDVLLTNLIRGNLLPSALLWITTRPAAANKIPSVCVDQVTEVRGFNDPQKEEYFRKRFSDEDLASRIISHIKTSRSLHIMCHIPVFCWISAIVLEHMLCTGRREEMPKTLTEMYTHLVVFHTKQKNEKYLGKEETGPHWNKESILSLGKLAFQQLVKGNLIFYEEDLKEAGIDVNEASVYSGLCTQLFKEECGLYQDKVYCFVHLSIQEFLAAVYVFLSFINNNENLMVEPQVTEVTVYKSAVDKALQSETGNLDLFLRFLLGLSLKSNQKHLRGLLTKTRTSSQSHEETVKYIKEKIRENPSPERSINLFHCLNELNDHSLVEEIQSYLRSGSLYRGKLSPAQWSALVFVLLTSEKELDVFDPKKYSRSEQDFLRLLPVVKASRAALLSFCGLTEEGCASLVSALKSNPSHLRELDLSSNVLKDSGVKLFSTVLGNPHCKLETLRLSECLVTGEGCASLVSALRSNPSHLRELDLSNNDLKDSGVKLLSAGLGNPHCKLETLRLSGCGVTEEGFTSLVSALKSNPSHLRELDLSNNDLKDSGVKLLSAGLGNPHCKLETLRLSGCGVTEEGCASLVSALRSNPSHLRELDLSNNDLKDSGVKLLSAGLGNPHCKLETLRLSGCLVTKKGCASLVSALRSNPSHLRKLDLSYNHPGDSGVRLLSAGLEDPHCRLEKLNVEHGGENTMNPGLRKYVCDLTLDPNTVNRLLSLSEGNRKVTCRREKQPYPDHPERFEVWQQVLCREGLTGRCYWEVEWSGSGADIGVTYKGISRRGRGYDCVIGCNDMSWSLDCSDNSYTSRHNNNSTIDVPSSSSHRVGVYLDWPAGTLSFYIVSSDTLTHLYTFHTTFTEPLYPGFYVRYDTSASLCQVVPVSNTT